The following coding sequences are from one Synechococcus sp. HK05 window:
- a CDS encoding efflux RND transporter periplasmic adaptor subunit — protein sequence MLESPPKREVGKPLPAALQRSQPWLQRKRLWAGLLAGALVIGGGGALINQRRSSSQQRSLDSFTVVARQGSLPGVITASGELEAFRKVNVSPKRQGVLEKLFVEEGDSVRAAQALALMDGGDLEDRLDELRAQLRSAQAQLSRSQSELQRREALIRQGGISIDDYNSAKSSYSVDKAAVEAARQRLEARLKEGSDLTVRAPFAGVVTARFADPGAFVTPTTSASASAGASSSSIVELAQGLEAVAKVPESDIGRIQVGQSASVRVDAFPDRRFPARVRQIAPRAEKLNNVTSFEVKLQLIDPPPELRIGMTADIDFNTGTLAPRTVIPTVAVVTEQGKPGVLLVGPGNQPTFQAVSLGASSGKDTQILEGLKPGTRVFIDLPPWAKKKRE from the coding sequence ATGCTCGAGTCACCCCCCAAGCGCGAGGTCGGGAAGCCGCTGCCGGCCGCTCTGCAGCGCAGCCAGCCCTGGTTGCAGCGCAAACGCCTCTGGGCGGGCCTGCTGGCTGGTGCCCTGGTGATCGGTGGCGGCGGCGCCTTAATCAACCAGCGCCGTAGCAGCAGCCAGCAGCGCAGTCTCGACAGCTTCACCGTGGTGGCGCGGCAGGGATCCCTCCCCGGGGTGATCACCGCCAGCGGTGAACTCGAAGCCTTCCGCAAGGTGAATGTGAGCCCCAAACGCCAAGGGGTGCTCGAGAAGCTGTTTGTGGAAGAGGGCGACAGCGTGCGGGCCGCACAAGCGCTGGCCCTGATGGATGGCGGCGATCTGGAGGATCGCCTCGACGAACTCCGCGCGCAGTTGCGGTCGGCCCAGGCCCAACTCAGCCGCAGCCAAAGCGAACTCCAGCGCCGCGAAGCGTTGATCCGCCAAGGCGGCATCAGCATCGACGACTACAACAGCGCTAAATCCAGCTATTCCGTGGACAAAGCGGCTGTGGAAGCAGCCCGGCAGCGCCTGGAAGCTCGCCTCAAGGAAGGCTCCGATCTCACCGTGCGCGCCCCCTTCGCCGGCGTGGTGACCGCCCGTTTCGCGGATCCCGGCGCTTTCGTAACGCCCACCACATCCGCCTCGGCATCAGCGGGCGCCAGCAGCTCCTCGATCGTGGAGCTAGCCCAGGGGCTCGAGGCGGTGGCCAAAGTGCCCGAGAGCGATATCGGCCGCATCCAGGTGGGCCAGAGCGCTTCGGTGCGGGTGGATGCCTTCCCGGATCGGCGCTTCCCAGCCCGCGTACGCCAGATCGCCCCCCGCGCCGAAAAGCTCAACAACGTCACCTCGTTTGAGGTGAAGCTGCAGCTGATCGATCCGCCGCCGGAGCTGCGCATCGGCATGACCGCCGACATCGACTTCAACACCGGCACCCTGGCGCCCCGCACCGTGATCCCCACCGTGGCGGTGGTCACCGAGCAGGGCAAACCGGGCGTGCTGCTGGTGGGCCCCGGCAATCAGCCCACCTTCCAGGCGGTGAGCCTCGGGGCCAGCAGCGGCAAGGACACCCAAATCCTGGAGGGTCTCAAGCCCGGCACCCGCGTGTTCATCGACCTGCCGCCCTGGGCCAAGAAGAAGCGCGAGTGA
- a CDS encoding ABC transporter substrate-binding protein, protein MTRRLLFRSALAALLPAVAVLAGCQHPHPPGQLVVASKSTLASVDPIDITGIAGLQLLSAIGDPLYATGADGQLQPRLAAAPPQISPDGRTARIPLRRDVLFHDGSRFDAAAMVFSLERFRSLAKMGYLLDDRISGVRASGPYELELRLKRPYSALPALLSSISLTPLSPKAYQQHRNRSLADRFVGTGPYRLVSSTPQKQTLLPFARYWGPPPRNSGIHLVTLSNSTALFGALVSGEVDVLMSSGIDSDQQRALAQRAQEGRLVEGIGPAGEIGYLTLLSDRPPFDQEPLRQAVALSLNRELISQRVSYGIRAPLRSLVPPPLAGSTPPAWPAYNPARAREIYQQAGYCRGRRFTLPLTFRSNVPADKLFALTWKAQLERDLGDCVQLEVTGVESTTAYRQVADGAFPMIFFDWNADFPDPDIYLAPMLACSKAKGGQCLEGNAAAAGSFWSAPGLQAELQASERLTGTARLPLLRQLQQRAAAGAAYIPVWQVAPRAWAQPSLQRPVFDGSGRLVLQALSVR, encoded by the coding sequence TTGACCCGCCGCCTCCTGTTCCGCTCGGCCCTGGCGGCTCTGCTGCCGGCAGTGGCTGTGCTGGCCGGTTGCCAGCACCCTCACCCCCCCGGGCAGTTGGTGGTGGCCAGCAAAAGCACGCTGGCCTCCGTTGATCCGATCGACATCACCGGCATCGCGGGGCTGCAGCTGCTCAGCGCCATCGGTGACCCGCTCTACGCCACAGGCGCCGATGGCCAACTGCAGCCGCGCCTGGCCGCAGCACCACCCCAGATCAGCCCGGATGGCCGCACCGCCCGGATTCCGCTGCGGCGCGATGTGCTGTTCCACGACGGCAGCCGCTTCGATGCCGCCGCGATGGTGTTCAGCCTCGAGCGCTTCCGCAGCCTCGCGAAGATGGGCTACCTGCTCGACGACCGCATCAGCGGCGTGCGGGCGAGTGGGCCCTACGAACTGGAGCTGCGGCTGAAGCGGCCCTACAGCGCGCTTCCGGCGCTGCTCAGCTCGATCAGCCTCACGCCGCTCTCTCCCAAGGCCTACCAGCAACACCGCAACCGCTCCCTGGCGGATCGCTTCGTGGGAACGGGCCCCTACCGGCTCGTGAGCAGCACCCCGCAGAAACAAACCCTGCTCCCCTTCGCGCGCTACTGGGGGCCGCCACCGCGCAACAGCGGCATCCACCTGGTGACACTGAGCAACTCCACAGCCCTGTTTGGGGCGCTGGTGAGCGGCGAGGTGGATGTGCTGATGTCGAGCGGGATCGATAGCGATCAGCAGCGGGCCCTGGCGCAGCGGGCCCAGGAGGGGCGCCTGGTGGAGGGCATTGGCCCGGCGGGGGAAATCGGTTACCTCACGCTCCTGAGTGATCGGCCGCCCTTCGATCAGGAGCCCCTCCGCCAAGCGGTCGCCCTCAGCCTGAATCGTGAGCTGATCAGCCAGCGGGTGAGCTACGGCATCCGCGCGCCGCTGCGATCCCTGGTGCCGCCGCCCCTGGCGGGATCCACACCGCCGGCTTGGCCGGCCTACAACCCAGCACGGGCACGTGAGATCTATCAGCAGGCGGGCTATTGCCGAGGCCGGCGCTTCACCCTGCCGCTCACCTTCCGCTCCAACGTGCCGGCCGACAAGCTCTTTGCCCTCACCTGGAAAGCCCAGCTGGAGCGCGACCTGGGCGATTGCGTGCAGCTGGAGGTGACGGGGGTGGAATCCACCACGGCTTACCGCCAGGTGGCCGATGGTGCCTTCCCAATGATCTTTTTCGACTGGAACGCCGACTTCCCCGATCCCGACATCTATTTGGCCCCGATGCTGGCCTGCAGCAAAGCCAAGGGCGGGCAATGCCTGGAGGGCAATGCCGCCGCTGCTGGCAGCTTCTGGAGTGCCCCGGGCCTGCAGGCGGAGCTGCAGGCCAGCGAGCGCCTCACCGGCACCGCGCGCCTTCCCCTGCTGCGCCAGCTGCAGCAGCGCGCGGCGGCGGGAGCCGCCTACATCCCGGTGTGGCAGGTGGCGCCACGGGCCTGGGCCCAACCCAGCCTGCAGCGCCCCGTGTTTGATGGCAGCGGTCGCCTGGTGCTGCAGGCCCTGAGTGTCCGATGA
- a CDS encoding ABC transporter permease produces MSRRRHLLRYLASRLALVPLMLWLIASLVFLLLRVAPGDPIDALLGMRAPPEARAALRAQLGLDQPLPVQYGRYLMDLVHGQLGDSLTNNEPVTTVISQSLPASLELGVVALLIAAVVGLAVGFSGVARPEGKTDLAGRLYGIGTYALPPFWAAMVMQLVFAVWLGWLPVGGRFPATLVPPSGSGFYLLDSLLAGSSQQFWGAMRHLVLPASTLGLLLSGVFANALRLNLRRALDSDYVEAARSRGLSERRVVLRHALPNALLPVLTITGITVASLIGGALLIEVTYSWPGVAFRLQEAIGQRDYPVVQGIVVVVAALVVAVSVVVDLLVALLDPRVSF; encoded by the coding sequence ATGAGTCGCCGCCGTCACCTGCTGCGTTATCTGGCCAGCCGCCTGGCGCTGGTGCCGCTGATGCTCTGGCTGATCGCCAGCCTGGTGTTCCTGCTGCTGCGGGTGGCCCCGGGCGATCCGATCGATGCACTGCTGGGCATGCGCGCACCGCCGGAAGCGCGGGCCGCACTGCGGGCCCAACTGGGGCTGGATCAGCCGCTACCGGTGCAATACGGCCGCTACCTGATGGATCTGGTGCACGGCCAGCTGGGCGACTCGCTCACCAACAACGAACCGGTCACCACGGTGATCAGCCAGAGCCTGCCCGCCAGCCTGGAGCTGGGCGTGGTGGCCCTGCTGATCGCCGCGGTGGTGGGGCTGGCGGTGGGCTTCAGCGGCGTCGCCAGGCCGGAGGGCAAAACCGATCTAGCGGGCCGGCTCTACGGCATCGGCACCTATGCCCTGCCGCCCTTCTGGGCCGCGATGGTGATGCAGCTGGTGTTTGCCGTGTGGTTGGGCTGGCTGCCGGTGGGGGGCCGATTCCCCGCCACCCTGGTGCCGCCCAGCGGCAGCGGGTTCTATCTGCTCGACAGCCTGCTGGCGGGCAGCAGCCAGCAGTTCTGGGGGGCGATGCGCCACTTGGTGCTGCCGGCCTCCACCCTGGGCCTGCTGCTCAGCGGCGTGTTTGCCAATGCCCTGCGGCTCAACCTGCGCCGCGCCCTCGATTCCGACTATGTGGAAGCCGCCCGCAGCCGCGGCCTGAGCGAACGGCGGGTGGTGTTGCGCCATGCCCTGCCGAATGCCCTGCTGCCGGTGCTCACCATCACCGGCATCACCGTGGCTTCGCTGATCGGCGGGGCGCTGCTGATCGAGGTCACCTACTCGTGGCCCGGCGTGGCCTTCCGGCTGCAGGAAGCGATTGGCCAGCGGGATTATCCGGTGGTGCAGGGGATTGTGGTGGTGGTGGCGGCCCTGGTGGTGGCCGTGAGTGTGGTGGTGGACCTCCTGGTGGCGCTGCTGGATCCGCGCGTCAGTTTCTGA
- a CDS encoding SufE family protein, giving the protein MATGSEKLDQIVERLKGTADPKRRYEYVLWLAKKLEPLPEDFRNDAFKVKGCVSQVYVVGQLVDGKLHWQGDSDAAITKGLLALLIEGLEGLEPAAAAGIDPSFLSETGLQASLTPSRANGFLNILKMMQAQASALAAG; this is encoded by the coding sequence ATGGCCACCGGCAGCGAGAAGCTCGATCAGATCGTTGAACGCCTCAAAGGCACCGCCGATCCCAAGCGGCGCTACGAATACGTTCTCTGGCTGGCGAAAAAACTCGAGCCCTTGCCGGAGGACTTCCGCAACGACGCCTTCAAGGTGAAGGGCTGTGTGTCGCAGGTGTATGTGGTGGGGCAGCTGGTGGATGGAAAGCTGCACTGGCAAGGCGATTCCGATGCCGCCATCACCAAAGGCCTGCTGGCGCTGCTGATCGAAGGGCTTGAAGGACTCGAGCCCGCCGCCGCCGCTGGCATCGATCCGAGTTTCCTGAGCGAAACCGGGCTTCAGGCCAGCCTCACGCCCTCACGGGCCAATGGCTTCCTCAACATCCTCAAGATGATGCAGGCCCAGGCCAGTGCCCTGGCGGCCGGCTGA
- the ychF gene encoding redox-regulated ATPase YchF codes for MLKAGIVGLPNVGKSTLFNALVANAQAEAANYPFCTIEPNSGVVAVPDPRLQQLSDLSKSKDLIPTRVEFVDIAGLVKGASQGEGLGNKFLANIREVDAIVHVVRCFEDDDVIHVSGSVGPARDAEVINLELGLADLSQVEKRRERLKKQVRTSKEAQVEDAALERIQAVLEQGGAARSVELSDEEAAMVKPLGLLTAKPIIYATNVSEDDLASGNAYCEEVAALAQKEGAGTVRISAQVEAELIELPDEDRAEFLAGLGVEEGGLQSLIRATYALLGLRTYFTTGEKETRAWTIKAGMTAPQAAGVIHTDFERGFIRAQTIGYKQLLEAGSLAEARNKGWLRAEGKEYVVEEGDVMEFLFNV; via the coding sequence ATGCTTAAAGCCGGAATCGTGGGGCTGCCCAATGTGGGCAAGTCGACCCTGTTCAACGCCCTTGTGGCCAACGCCCAGGCCGAGGCGGCCAACTATCCCTTCTGCACCATCGAGCCGAATTCGGGTGTGGTGGCGGTGCCGGATCCACGCCTGCAGCAGCTTTCGGATCTCAGCAAGAGCAAGGATCTGATCCCCACGCGGGTTGAGTTCGTGGATATCGCTGGCTTGGTGAAGGGGGCCAGCCAGGGCGAGGGGCTTGGCAACAAGTTTCTGGCCAACATCCGCGAAGTCGACGCGATCGTGCATGTGGTGCGCTGCTTCGAAGACGACGACGTGATCCACGTGAGTGGTTCTGTGGGGCCGGCCCGTGATGCTGAGGTGATCAACCTCGAGTTGGGCCTGGCGGATCTGAGCCAGGTGGAGAAGCGGCGCGAGCGGCTCAAGAAGCAGGTGCGCACCAGCAAGGAGGCCCAGGTGGAGGATGCCGCCCTCGAGCGCATCCAGGCGGTGCTGGAGCAGGGCGGGGCGGCCCGCAGTGTGGAGCTGAGCGATGAGGAAGCGGCGATGGTGAAGCCGCTGGGGCTGCTCACCGCCAAGCCGATCATCTACGCCACCAACGTGAGTGAAGACGATCTGGCCTCCGGTAACGCCTACTGCGAGGAAGTGGCGGCTCTCGCCCAGAAGGAGGGTGCCGGCACGGTGCGCATCAGCGCCCAAGTGGAAGCTGAGCTGATCGAGCTCCCCGACGAGGATCGCGCTGAATTCCTGGCCGGCCTTGGCGTGGAGGAAGGCGGTTTGCAGAGCCTGATCCGCGCCACCTATGCCCTGCTGGGCCTCCGCACCTACTTCACCACCGGCGAGAAGGAAACCCGCGCTTGGACCATCAAGGCCGGCATGACCGCCCCCCAAGCGGCTGGCGTGATCCACACCGATTTCGAGCGCGGCTTCATTCGCGCCCAGACCATCGGTTACAAGCAGCTGCTGGAAGCCGGGTCGTTGGCGGAAGCACGCAACAAGGGCTGGCTGCGCGCTGAAGGCAAGGAGTATGTGGTGGAAGAAGGGGATGTGATGGAGTTTCTGTTCAACGTCTAA
- a CDS encoding cation diffusion facilitator family transporter, producing MAPHEPGHRHPQQHIGRAGLASAFRWSILLNTALSVAQIVIGIGFGSLALIGDAIHNLGDVAGLALGWGAERLSTRPPSERFTYGFGRSTQLAALINGVLVAMASAVMVVEAIQRLQSPEPLVSGPVAWAAAAGIVVNLGSAQLFGHGGDHHGHSHDLNRRAAVIHLLSDALVSLAVLLSALLVGITGWHWLDPLTAIGVGVAVGYTGVVLIRDALVVLFDGIPAHIKPDQVRATLLALPGVVDVHHVHIWSLSTTQVALTAHVCRCESGMGDLDLLHQAKDALAAIGVEHSTLQLEPG from the coding sequence ATGGCTCCGCACGAACCGGGTCACCGCCACCCGCAGCAACACATCGGCCGCGCCGGCCTGGCCTCCGCCTTTCGCTGGAGCATCCTGCTGAACACGGCACTGTCGGTGGCGCAGATCGTGATCGGCATCGGCTTCGGGTCGCTGGCGCTGATCGGTGATGCCATCCACAACCTCGGTGATGTGGCGGGCCTGGCGCTGGGATGGGGCGCCGAGCGGCTGAGCACCCGCCCGCCCAGTGAGCGGTTCACCTACGGCTTCGGCCGCAGCACCCAGCTCGCCGCGCTGATCAATGGCGTGCTGGTGGCGATGGCCTCGGCGGTGATGGTGGTGGAGGCGATCCAGCGCCTGCAGAGCCCGGAGCCGCTGGTGAGTGGGCCCGTGGCCTGGGCTGCAGCGGCGGGCATCGTGGTGAACCTCGGCTCGGCGCAACTGTTCGGCCATGGGGGCGATCACCATGGCCACTCCCATGACCTCAACCGCCGCGCGGCGGTGATCCATCTGTTGAGCGATGCGCTGGTGTCGCTAGCGGTGCTGCTGAGCGCGCTGCTGGTGGGGATCACCGGCTGGCACTGGCTCGATCCGCTCACCGCCATCGGCGTTGGCGTGGCCGTGGGCTACACGGGCGTGGTGCTGATCCGCGATGCGCTGGTGGTGCTGTTCGATGGCATCCCGGCCCACATCAAGCCGGATCAGGTGCGCGCCACGCTGCTGGCGCTCCCGGGGGTGGTGGATGTGCACCACGTGCATATCTGGAGCCTGAGCACCACACAGGTGGCGCTCACCGCCCACGTGTGCCGGTGCGAGAGCGGCATGGGCGATCTGGACTTGCTCCATCAAGCCAAAGACGCCCTCGCCGCCATCGGGGTGGAGCACAGCACCCTGCAGCTGGAGCCGGGCTGA
- a CDS encoding MFS transporter, with protein sequence MLSAGRQWWHQFPASLRELAMVRLVASFGAGGVLYLTPMVFHQADFSASQVGSGLAIAALAGTFGRFASGWLLDLGLSCGLPVLLAGLCGFIGDAVLLGAQQQPGYVAGQVLLGLAGGLYWPAVELAVPLCSAPMPSARGYALSRTADAGGVAIGTLTGALLAQLGHLRGVYLVDITAIVALAALLLWRPLPRALQAGRSGVPAIPLGQWLPALLPMLLLSVVATAIPALMQSAVPLDLVRGGLERDAQPEAISALLIGIPLAVLLLIQWPVGQALARRSVAVGLGVSMVCFSAGTALLALSALTNHGIALVVLALMVLALGQAAFLPTSTEAVVELSPAGHGGLAMALFSQCFALSAFGAPLLAGLLLDGQGHGLVLWLLVALVCALCLMLIGPIRRRAHVKA encoded by the coding sequence ATGCTGTCAGCGGGCCGGCAGTGGTGGCACCAGTTTCCCGCGTCGCTGCGGGAGCTGGCCATGGTGCGCCTGGTGGCGAGCTTTGGAGCAGGGGGGGTGCTGTATCTCACCCCGATGGTGTTTCACCAGGCAGATTTCAGCGCCTCGCAGGTGGGCAGTGGCCTGGCGATAGCGGCCCTGGCGGGCACGTTCGGGCGCTTTGCCAGCGGCTGGCTGCTCGATCTGGGTCTGAGCTGCGGCCTGCCGGTGCTGCTGGCCGGGCTCTGCGGCTTCATTGGCGACGCGGTGCTGCTGGGCGCCCAACAGCAGCCGGGCTATGTGGCCGGCCAGGTGCTGCTCGGCCTGGCGGGCGGGCTCTACTGGCCAGCGGTGGAACTTGCGGTGCCGCTCTGCTCGGCGCCGATGCCATCGGCACGGGGCTACGCCCTGTCGCGCACCGCTGATGCGGGTGGTGTGGCCATCGGCACCCTGACCGGAGCCCTGCTGGCCCAGCTGGGCCACCTGCGGGGGGTGTATTTGGTTGATATCACCGCCATCGTGGCGCTGGCCGCCCTGCTGCTCTGGCGCCCGCTGCCGCGGGCTCTGCAGGCTGGGCGCTCAGGCGTGCCCGCCATTCCCCTCGGCCAGTGGTTGCCGGCCCTCCTGCCGATGCTGCTGCTTTCGGTGGTGGCCACTGCGATCCCCGCGTTGATGCAAAGCGCCGTGCCCCTGGATCTGGTGCGGGGCGGGCTGGAGCGCGATGCCCAACCGGAAGCGATCAGCGCCCTGCTGATCGGCATCCCCCTGGCCGTGTTGCTGCTGATTCAGTGGCCGGTGGGTCAAGCCCTGGCACGCCGGTCGGTGGCGGTGGGCCTTGGCGTGAGCATGGTGTGCTTCAGCGCCGGCACAGCACTCCTGGCGCTCTCCGCCCTCACCAATCACGGCATCGCGCTGGTGGTACTGGCCTTGATGGTGCTGGCCCTTGGGCAGGCCGCATTCCTACCCACCTCCACCGAAGCGGTGGTGGAACTGAGCCCCGCCGGCCATGGCGGCCTGGCCATGGCGCTGTTTTCGCAGTGCTTTGCCCTGAGTGCCTTCGGGGCGCCGCTGCTGGCGGGGCTGCTGCTCGATGGCCAGGGGCATGGGCTGGTGCTCTGGCTGCTGGTGGCCCTGGTGTGCGCCTTGTGCCTCATGCTGATTGGTCCAATCCGCCGCCGCGCCCACGTGAAAGCCTGA
- a CDS encoding homoserine dehydrogenase gives MTIGIGLLGLGTVGAGVAEILLNPQGRHPLVSQLALKRVAVRDLNRPRPVDLPAEILCTDPQQVVNDPAVDIVVEVMGGLEPARSLILAAIAAGKPVVTANKAVIARFGEEIAAAAAERGVYVLIEAAVGGGIPIIEPLKQSLGGNRIQRVSGIINGTTNYILSRMADEGAAYGDVLADAQRLGYAEADPAADVEGGDAADKIAILSGLAYGGSIERSAIPTEGINRLDARDVNYAAQLGYVVKLVATAQFLGTDADDTVQLDVRVSPTLLPKDHPLAGVHGVNNAILVEGDPVGRVMFYGPGAGAGPTASAVVADILNIAGIREATGQGGGLDPLLAASRWRSCRLVDPGETQHRNYLRLQTGDQAGVIGRIGSCFGDEGVSIRSIVQFETSGDRNDAEIVVITHEVQEAKFRRALAAITALPDVKAVAACLRTL, from the coding sequence ATGACCATCGGCATCGGCTTGCTCGGGCTTGGCACGGTGGGAGCAGGCGTGGCCGAGATCCTGCTCAACCCTCAGGGCCGCCATCCGCTGGTGAGCCAGCTGGCGCTCAAACGCGTGGCTGTGCGCGATCTGAACCGCCCACGGCCGGTGGATCTTCCCGCCGAGATTCTCTGCACCGATCCGCAGCAGGTGGTGAACGACCCCGCCGTGGACATCGTGGTGGAGGTGATGGGCGGCCTGGAGCCGGCCCGCAGCCTGATCCTGGCGGCGATCGCCGCGGGCAAACCGGTGGTGACGGCCAACAAGGCGGTCATCGCCCGCTTCGGCGAAGAGATCGCCGCCGCGGCCGCCGAGCGCGGCGTGTATGTGCTGATCGAAGCGGCCGTGGGCGGCGGCATTCCGATCATCGAACCGCTCAAACAATCCCTGGGCGGCAACCGCATCCAGCGGGTGAGCGGCATCATCAACGGCACCACCAACTACATCCTCAGCCGCATGGCGGATGAGGGCGCTGCCTACGGCGATGTGCTGGCCGATGCCCAGCGCCTCGGCTACGCCGAGGCCGATCCGGCCGCCGATGTGGAAGGTGGCGACGCCGCCGACAAGATCGCCATTCTCTCGGGCCTGGCCTACGGCGGCTCGATCGAGCGCAGCGCCATTCCCACCGAGGGGATCAACCGCCTCGATGCCCGCGATGTGAACTACGCCGCCCAGCTCGGCTACGTGGTGAAGCTGGTGGCCACTGCCCAGTTCCTCGGCACCGACGCCGATGACACGGTGCAGCTGGATGTGCGGGTGAGCCCCACCCTGCTCCCCAAAGACCACCCGCTGGCGGGGGTGCACGGCGTGAACAACGCGATCCTGGTGGAGGGCGATCCGGTGGGGCGCGTGATGTTCTACGGCCCGGGCGCCGGTGCAGGCCCCACCGCCTCGGCCGTGGTGGCCGACATCTTGAACATCGCCGGCATCCGCGAGGCCACCGGCCAGGGCGGCGGCCTCGACCCGCTGCTGGCGGCCAGCCGCTGGCGCTCTTGCCGCCTGGTGGATCCCGGCGAGACGCAACACCGCAACTACCTGCGCCTGCAAACCGGCGATCAGGCTGGCGTGATCGGCCGCATCGGCAGCTGCTTCGGGGATGAGGGCGTGTCGATCCGCTCGATCGTGCAATTCGAAACCAGCGGCGATCGCAACGACGCCGAGATCGTGGTGATCACCCATGAGGTGCAGGAGGCAAAGTTCCGCCGGGCCCTCGCCGCCATCACAGCCCTACCCGATGTGAAAGCCGTGGCGGCCTGCCTGCGCACCCTCTGA
- a CDS encoding alpha/beta hydrolase: MLVPTRRPLRAVLRSLLAGLLWLTPARAAEQIEVRLDGLRLPIDLVALEAWSASPDAANGDLRAWLDLLDPRGREQLRRILRAPLVQDRSFAQQFLASWAGQRVLEELDQLISTEQGGSAGPLLYQALQELLARQPQVTTIELLRAVPSQSLVLHLDGGLELAGRWRRQIEEQRDALQALQQLRLRQVSQARLALSSDPGLAAQPQRLLLPVPHRHQALELQVWPASRRSWVLLSPGLGGSAAQLAWLAAGLQQRGWPVLLLDHPGSDERAVRELLEGRRPPPGAETLSDRVLDLQAVVRGVEQGPLPRLGDQVVLVGHSLGGLSSLLAAGLRPEAGLARRCDRALDGIPLTNLSRLLQCQLLDVRLPAPQPLAQPLQAVVSLNGFGSLLWPHRGLQALPAPVLLVGGSLDLITPPLGEQLQLFLGDGDHQSRLVLLEGGSHFSPVRIDRQEQALFQLGEEFVGVEPLRVQALTLGLTADFLGALPKGVPPQRRQLGGVTAYVLNRRQAETWSNTLRN; the protein is encoded by the coding sequence GTGCTCGTGCCAACCCGTCGACCGTTGCGTGCGGTGCTGCGCAGTCTGCTGGCTGGCCTGCTGTGGCTGACCCCTGCCCGGGCTGCTGAACAGATCGAGGTGCGGCTCGATGGCTTGCGGCTGCCGATTGATCTGGTGGCGTTGGAGGCCTGGAGTGCCTCACCCGATGCCGCTAACGGGGATCTGCGCGCCTGGCTGGATCTGCTGGATCCCCGCGGCCGTGAGCAGCTGCGGCGCATCCTGCGGGCGCCGCTGGTGCAGGACCGCTCCTTTGCTCAGCAGTTTTTGGCTAGCTGGGCCGGCCAGCGGGTGCTGGAAGAGCTGGATCAGCTGATCAGCACCGAGCAGGGCGGCAGCGCCGGCCCGCTCCTCTATCAAGCCCTGCAGGAGTTGCTGGCACGCCAGCCGCAGGTGACCACGATTGAGCTATTGCGGGCAGTGCCCAGCCAGAGCCTGGTGCTGCATCTCGATGGGGGGCTTGAGCTGGCGGGCCGGTGGCGCCGGCAGATTGAAGAGCAGCGCGACGCGCTGCAGGCCCTGCAGCAGTTGCGCCTGCGGCAGGTGTCGCAGGCCCGGCTGGCCCTGAGCTCGGATCCCGGCCTCGCGGCTCAGCCGCAGCGGCTGCTGCTGCCGGTGCCCCATCGCCATCAGGCCCTGGAGCTGCAGGTCTGGCCGGCGTCACGCCGCAGCTGGGTGCTGCTCAGCCCAGGTCTCGGCGGCAGTGCCGCCCAGCTCGCCTGGCTCGCCGCTGGTCTGCAGCAGCGCGGTTGGCCCGTGCTTCTTCTGGATCACCCCGGCAGCGATGAGCGCGCGGTGCGGGAGTTGCTGGAGGGGCGGCGCCCCCCGCCGGGGGCCGAAACCCTCAGTGATCGGGTGCTGGATCTGCAGGCGGTGGTGCGCGGTGTCGAGCAGGGCCCCCTGCCGCGGCTGGGGGATCAGGTGGTGTTGGTGGGCCATTCGCTCGGGGGGCTCAGCAGCCTGCTGGCGGCCGGCCTGCGGCCTGAAGCAGGCCTGGCTCGCCGCTGCGATCGGGCCCTCGATGGCATTCCGCTCACCAACCTTTCGCGGCTGTTGCAATGCCAGCTGCTGGATGTGCGCTTGCCAGCTCCCCAGCCCCTCGCGCAGCCGCTGCAAGCCGTGGTGAGCCTCAATGGTTTCGGCAGCCTGCTTTGGCCCCATCGCGGTCTGCAGGCGTTGCCGGCGCCGGTGTTGTTGGTGGGCGGCAGCCTGGATCTGATCACGCCGCCTCTGGGGGAGCAGCTGCAGCTGTTCCTGGGCGATGGCGACCACCAGAGCCGGCTGGTGTTGCTCGAGGGCGGCAGCCACTTCTCCCCAGTGCGCATTGATCGCCAGGAGCAGGCGCTGTTCCAGCTCGGGGAGGAGTTTGTGGGGGTGGAGCCCCTGCGGGTGCAGGCCCTCACCCTGGGGCTCACCGCCGATTTCCTCGGCGCCCTGCCCAAGGGCGTTCCGCCGCAGCGGCGGCAATTGGGGGGCGTGACCGCCTACGTGCTCAATCGCCGCCAGGCCGAAACCTGGAGCAACACCCTCAGAAACTGA